Below is a window of Tolypothrix bouteillei VB521301 DNA.
GCGATACGGATGGTGCTGTTCAGCCAATTGCATAAATCTCCAACCCACAACATATAAATTCATAACTCAATCAACTTCGCCCCACATTAGGTAACGGAGCAAAAGATAACTTTATGAAAAATACAACTTGGTTTTTAGCTTTAGCAGTCTTTGCGATCGGTTTTTTTACAGCATCCGGTTCGGCCAACTCATCTTTAGTTGTTAGGGAATGGTTCTTTGGATTTTGGGATTGCAATATCGACGGGCGTCCCGCCAAAATGCAGTGGTATACGGTTAACGATCCGCAAACCACCTGCGACGGTGATATCTGCTCGAGTACGAGCGGTGTAAAAGTTGTAGGGCGTTTTAGCGATAATGGCACTCCTTGGGTTCCTCTGGCAAAGAGATGGTCCAGAAATTCAGAGCTTGCTATTCGCTATTTGGGCAACGAACAAGACAATTGGTATCTCAACTACAACAGCAGTACGCGCTCTGCTAATGGCTGGACGACCTGGCGGGGTAAACGCTACTCCCTAC
It encodes the following:
- a CDS encoding DUF6006 family protein, whose protein sequence is MKNTTWFLALAVFAIGFFTASGSANSSLVVREWFFGFWDCNIDGRPAKMQWYTVNDPQTTCDGDICSSTSGVKVVGRFSDNGTPWVPLAKRWSRNSELAIRYLGNEQDNWYLNYNSSTRSANGWTTWRGKRYSLQCRKINQ